In Macadamia integrifolia cultivar HAES 741 unplaced genomic scaffold, SCU_Mint_v3 scaffold2725, whole genome shotgun sequence, the following are encoded in one genomic region:
- the LOC122067129 gene encoding uncharacterized membrane protein At1g75140-like: MVGYQRGKAFVIFLFILCLDLPSGFRVLADSNALPTEQEYEYEIREPKHEKQMGSSSLLDRQENQLEMLENLVKTLSEAVARLESRLPDCRKVGSVENERHRIEESRFDIEDKNPEVKKIVEGNYGEVDDKGFVGKAGEVERRSGVSVTKYYPSWSDRFQFLSAVKLEYEATAINVLPEFDGFSNKYVAIGDERGRVFIFVPSGDVLVEFDTLSDSPITSMLSYLSLQKNESVLVTGHKNGVILAHRIWEASNGEEWHSLSMANLRAFESVRNEEEGLRITILEVHQVGRMRYILSSDFSGKIVVFRENGTVFGSVKSASPPLVFLKQRLLFLTETGAGSLDLRSMKIKESECEGMNGSLARNYVFDALERSKAYGLTSKGDLIHVVLLGDMVNLKCRVRSKRKIEMDWPLAVQAIKGYLLVVSREKVFVYNVSSQHYIRAGGPRPVFFASLDEIRSSFLSLDMMNDDSMIRKMVPLIASDHEKLVVLGLGSGYVGVYRSNLPLFKAEFNTMLWTSPVLLFILFLFGAWHLFGKKKESLTSWGPDDPFATTSTVSAGASLGAGLEDRTFADSSSRTNDIMELRGGGLRGPSRRYESPSPYPGSAPVPYRQSTADPNYKAGSSDPSFRTAGELKYRGPNLETTGFPKRRDVLFSNTQVVEDSIN, translated from the coding sequence ATGGTGGGTTACCAGAGAGGtaaggcttttgtgatttttctttttatattatgTTTAGATCTTCcttcaggttttagggttttagcaGATTCTAACGCCTTGCCAACTGAACAAGAATATGAATATGAAATTAGAGAACCTAAACATGAAAAACAGATGGGTAGTTCAAGTCTGTTGGATAGGCAAGAAAACCAGTTGGAAATGCTTGAAAACCTAGTGAAAACCCTTAGTGAAGCTGTGGCTAGGCTGGAATCAAGGTTACCTGATTGTCGGAAGGTTGGCTCTGTTGAGAATGAGAGGCATAGGATCGAGGAATCGAGATTTGATATTGAGGACAAGAATCCAGAGGTGAAGAAGATTGTGGAGGGGAATTACGGGGAAGTTGATGATAAGGGTTTTGTTGGTAAAGCTGGAGAGGTAGAAAGGAGGAGTGGGGTTTCAGTGACGAAGTATTATCCGTCATGGTCGGACAGGTTTCAGTTCTTGTCTGCCGTGAAGCTCGAATATGAAGCTACAGCCATTAATGTTTTGCCGGAGTTTGATGGGTTCAGCAACAAGTACGTTGCAATTGGAGATGAAAGGGGGAGGGTATTTATTTTCGTTCCAAGTGGAGATGTGTTGGTTGAGTTTGACACGTTGTCGGATTCCCCCATTACTTCTATGCTTTCCTACCTTTCTCTCCAAAAGAATGAGTCTGTTTTGGTAACTGGGCACAAGAATGGGGTGATTCTAGCCCATCGGATTTGGGAGGCTTCCAATGGAGAGGAGTGGCATTCACTTTCCATGGCAAATCTCCGGGCATTTGAATCTGTAAGAAACGAAGAAGAGGGTTTGCGGATTACAATCTTGGAAGTGCATCAAGTTGGAAGGATGAGATATATTCTGTCTTCTGATTTTAGTGGGAAGATTGTAGTTTTCCGGGAAAATGGAACAGTTTTTGGTTCAGTCAAATCAGCAAGCCCGccattggtgttcttgaagcAAAGGCTTCTGTTTTTAACTGAGACTGGTGCAGGATCACTTGATCTGAGGAGCATGAAAATTAAGGAATCTGAGTGTGAAGGAATGAATGGTTCACTTGCAAGAAATTACGTCTTCGATGCGTTGGAGCGTTCAAAAGCTTATGGCTTGACGTCAAAAGGTGATCTGATTCATGTGGTGCTGTTGGGAGATATGGTTAACTTGAAATGCAGGGTGAGATCTAAGAGAAAAATTGAGATGGATTGGCCTCTTGCGGTACAGGCGATTAAAGGATACTTGCTTGTTGTCAGTCGAGAGAAGGTTTTTGTGTACAATGTTTCCTCTCAGCATTACATTAGGGCTGGTGGGCCTCGGCCTGTTTTCTTTGCGAGTCTTGATGAGATTAGATCTTCGTTTTTGAGTTTGGACATGATGAATGATGACTCTATGATTAGAAAGATGGTGCCTTTAATTGCTAGCGACCATGAAAAACTTGTTGTTCTTGGCCTTGGAAGTGGTTATGTGGGTGTGTACCGCTCTAACCTCCCGCTTTTTAAAGCTGAATTCAATACAATGCTCTGGACCAGCCCTGTTCTACTGTTCATTCTTTTCCTGTTTGGGGCATGGCACTTAtttgggaagaagaaagaatcacTTACCTCATGGGGTCCAGATGATCCTTTTGCCACCACATCAACGGTTTCAGCTGGAGCTTCATTGGGTGCTGGCTTGGAAGACAGAACATTTGCAGATTCTTCTTCAAGGACCAATGATATCATGGAATTGAGAGGGGGTGGTCTGAGAGGTCCATCAAGAAGGTATGAGTCTCCTTCTCCATATCCTGGTAGTGCACCGGTACCCTATAGGCAAAGTACTGCTGATCCCAACTATAAAGCAGGTTCCTCCGATCCGAGTTTTAGAACTGCTGGAGAACTGAAATACAGGGGGCCAAATCTAGAAACTACCGGCTTCCCAAAACGAAGAGACGTTCTATTTTCAAACACCCAAGTTGTGGAGGATAGCATCAATTGA
- the LOC122067128 gene encoding uncharacterized protein LOC122067128, which yields MEMIDITDESEEGCYEFVLNLTINEAKIINNTTTTSSSSVAAYNWIPYQIYYVVAWISPENIIETPLKVAAPNPSWDLSYDILVDEPISIASLKLEVVRVGFQGEIGTSTGQVVVGRAQIPLSKTLKKRVRGFIDLVKFDGTECCFQGSIEVYLELENRRQPRSPPPPMYRSLQLAETGIEGIREIIEIIEEPQDYIQGDDRMRRRRRGPKN from the coding sequence ATGGAGATGATAGATATAACAGATGAATCCGAAGAAGGCTGCTATGAGTTTGTTTTGAACCTTACCATCAACGAGGCCAAGATCATCAACaataccaccaccaccagttCCTCATCAGTTGCTGCATATAACTGGATACCTTACCAGATTTACTATGTGGTTGCCTGGATTTCACCGGAAAATATTATAGAGACTCCTCTTAAGGTTGCCGCTCCAAATCCTTCATGGGACTTGAGCTATGACATTCTAGTTGATGAACCCATCTCTATTGCATCCTTAAAGCTGGAAGTTGTAAGGGTTGGTTTCCAAGGTGAAATTGGAACTTCGACAGGCCAGGTTGTCGTGGGTAGAGCTCAGATCCCCTTATCAAAAACCTTGAAAAAAAGAGTCCGAGGATTTATCGATCTAGTGAAGTTTGATGGAACTGAGTGTTGCTTCCAAGGATCGATTGAAGTCTACCTGGAACTGGAAAACAGAAGGCAGCCACGGTCGCCACCACCACCCATGTATAGGTCACTGCAGCTAGCAGAAACAGGTATTGAGGGCATTAGGGAAATCATTGAAATTATTGAGGAGCCTCAGGACTATATCCAAGGAGATGATAGgatgagaaggagaaggagaggtccAAAGAATTGA
- the LOC122067126 gene encoding uncharacterized protein LOC122067126 isoform X1: MARRKRASLAWAKKVVSHSPCRRTDKMEMIDITDESEEGCYEFVLNLTINEAKIINNTTTTSSSSVAAYNWIPYQIYYVVAWISPENIIETPLKVAAPNPSWDLSYDILVDEPISIASLKLEVVRVGFQGEIGTSTGQVVVGRAQIPLSKTLKKRVRGFIDLVKFDGTECCFQGSIEVYLELENRRQPRSPPPPMYRSLQLAETGIEGIREIIEIIEEPQDYIQGDDRMRRRRGGPKN; the protein is encoded by the exons ATGGCAAGGCGCAAACGAGCATCTTTAGCGTGGGCCAAGAAGGTCGTTTCACACTCGCCGTGTCGTCGCACAG ACAAGATGGAGATGATAGATATAACAGATGAATCCGAAGAAGGCTGCTATGAGTTTGTTTTGAACCTTACCATCAACGAGGCCAAGATCATCAACaataccaccaccaccagttCCTCATCAGTTGCTGCATATAACTGGATACCTTACCAGATTTACTATGTGGTTGCCTGGATTTCACCGGAAAATATTATAGAGACTCCTCTTAAGGTTGCCGCTCCAAATCCTTCATGGGACTTGAGCTATGACATTCTAGTTGATGAACCCATCTCTATTGCATCCTTAAAGCTGGAAGTTGTAAGGGTTGGTTTCCAAGGTGAAATTGGAACTTCGACAGGCCAGGTTGTCGTGGGTAGAGCTCAGATCCCCTTATCAAAAACCTTGAAAAAAAGAGTCCGAGGATTTATCGATCTAGTGAAGTTTGATGGAACTGAGTGTTGCTTCCAAGGATCGATTGAAGTCTACCTGGAACTGGAAAACAGAAGGCAGCCACGGTCGCCACCACCACCCATGTATAGGTCACTGCAGCTAGCAGAAACAGGTATTGAGGGCATTAGGGAAATCATTGAAATTATTGAGGAGCCTCAGGACTATATCCAAGGAGATGATAGGatgagaaggagaaggggaggtCCAAAGAATTGA
- the LOC122067126 gene encoding uncharacterized protein LOC122067126 isoform X2 produces the protein MEMIDITDESEEGCYEFVLNLTINEAKIINNTTTTSSSSVAAYNWIPYQIYYVVAWISPENIIETPLKVAAPNPSWDLSYDILVDEPISIASLKLEVVRVGFQGEIGTSTGQVVVGRAQIPLSKTLKKRVRGFIDLVKFDGTECCFQGSIEVYLELENRRQPRSPPPPMYRSLQLAETGIEGIREIIEIIEEPQDYIQGDDRMRRRRGGPKN, from the coding sequence ATGGAGATGATAGATATAACAGATGAATCCGAAGAAGGCTGCTATGAGTTTGTTTTGAACCTTACCATCAACGAGGCCAAGATCATCAACaataccaccaccaccagttCCTCATCAGTTGCTGCATATAACTGGATACCTTACCAGATTTACTATGTGGTTGCCTGGATTTCACCGGAAAATATTATAGAGACTCCTCTTAAGGTTGCCGCTCCAAATCCTTCATGGGACTTGAGCTATGACATTCTAGTTGATGAACCCATCTCTATTGCATCCTTAAAGCTGGAAGTTGTAAGGGTTGGTTTCCAAGGTGAAATTGGAACTTCGACAGGCCAGGTTGTCGTGGGTAGAGCTCAGATCCCCTTATCAAAAACCTTGAAAAAAAGAGTCCGAGGATTTATCGATCTAGTGAAGTTTGATGGAACTGAGTGTTGCTTCCAAGGATCGATTGAAGTCTACCTGGAACTGGAAAACAGAAGGCAGCCACGGTCGCCACCACCACCCATGTATAGGTCACTGCAGCTAGCAGAAACAGGTATTGAGGGCATTAGGGAAATCATTGAAATTATTGAGGAGCCTCAGGACTATATCCAAGGAGATGATAGGatgagaaggagaaggggaggtCCAAAGAATTGA